One Tessaracoccus lacteus DNA window includes the following coding sequences:
- a CDS encoding GNAT family N-acetyltransferase, with protein sequence MLTIRPASARDIDTITEIYNTAGVGTTASYALDPVSVEDRRAWLEAHVVAEQPVLVLEDDGEVVGYAAYGPFRSLAGYVHTVEHSVYIAEGRRAVGGGRMLMNALIDHALGRNVHVMVGVIDATNEASIEFHRRLGFEETGRLPEVGLKFGQWRTVVFMTLILDGGGDPSPDVDLPPAGKSARLPYVHGLPRGLQ encoded by the coding sequence ATGCTCACCATCAGGCCCGCGTCCGCGCGCGACATCGACACCATCACGGAGATCTACAACACGGCCGGCGTCGGCACGACCGCCTCGTACGCACTGGATCCCGTCTCGGTCGAGGACCGCCGTGCATGGCTCGAGGCGCATGTGGTCGCCGAGCAGCCGGTGCTGGTGCTCGAGGACGACGGTGAGGTCGTCGGGTACGCAGCCTATGGACCCTTCAGGAGCCTCGCCGGCTACGTCCACACGGTCGAGCACAGCGTCTACATCGCCGAGGGGCGGCGTGCGGTCGGCGGCGGCCGGATGCTGATGAATGCGCTGATCGACCACGCGCTGGGCCGCAACGTGCACGTCATGGTCGGCGTCATCGACGCAACCAACGAAGCCTCCATCGAGTTCCACCGCAGGCTCGGCTTCGAGGAGACCGGCAGACTCCCGGAGGTCGGGCTCAAGTTCGGTCAGTGGCGCACGGTGGTGTTCATGACCCTGATCCTCGACGGTGGGGGCGACCCCTCGCCTGACGTGGACCTCCCGCCGGCCGGAAAATCCGCCCGACTACCATACGTCCATGGCTTACCACGCGGACTCCAATGA
- a CDS encoding S49 family peptidase yields MAVFDVLGRDRQVVLELDLARGVLTARPDNPLEAIQLINSPTLQGLRDHLADAATDEHVRGLIVHAVPGLDLAHAEEVAELIETFGRHRPTMAWAESFGELSGGLVAYAVAAAAHRVWVQPTGMLSIEGLQLEITLLRGLFEKAGLTPQFGQRHEYKTAANTYSAETVTGPHREMMQRIGESITDGLVAAIARRRSVDETIVRSAMDASPVDPERALELGLIDRIGYRDEAYAAALEEWGAAPEALVFAHRHTTPAARLAKLRRSQPKVAVVTLRGAIVTGRGTRSLTGGQSAGADVVDEQLRHALRDDEVRAVVFAVDSPGGSAVASDFIRRSVLRLRQAGKPVVAHMGTMAASGGYYVSMASNEIVAQAATLTGSIGVLGGKVVTQGLYERLGLVRETLPFSEAAGTFSPATPFSDADWERLDRWLDRVYLDFTTFAARDRGMDYDDLEKLARGRVWTGEDARTRGLVDHIGGRRRAIERACALAGIDESKARVTHLGENGLAQLLRPARSSEHTGSGANLGGIESMVTTLLGRVGIVAPGVLSTPWAFRLK; encoded by the coding sequence ATGGCAGTCTTCGATGTCCTCGGACGTGACAGGCAGGTGGTCCTCGAGCTGGACCTGGCGCGCGGGGTGCTGACCGCCCGGCCGGACAATCCGCTCGAAGCGATCCAGCTGATCAACAGCCCCACCCTGCAGGGCCTGCGCGACCACCTCGCCGACGCCGCGACCGACGAGCACGTGCGCGGCCTCATCGTGCACGCCGTGCCGGGCCTCGACCTGGCGCACGCCGAGGAGGTCGCCGAGCTCATCGAGACCTTCGGCAGGCATCGGCCGACCATGGCCTGGGCCGAGTCGTTCGGCGAACTCAGCGGCGGCCTCGTCGCGTACGCCGTCGCCGCCGCAGCGCACCGCGTCTGGGTCCAGCCAACGGGGATGCTAAGCATCGAAGGACTCCAGCTTGAGATCACACTGCTGCGCGGACTCTTCGAGAAGGCAGGCCTGACCCCCCAGTTCGGCCAGCGCCACGAGTACAAGACGGCGGCCAACACCTACTCCGCGGAGACCGTCACCGGACCGCACCGGGAGATGATGCAGCGGATCGGCGAGTCCATCACCGACGGGCTCGTGGCGGCGATCGCCCGCCGCCGCTCGGTCGACGAGACGATCGTCCGCTCGGCGATGGATGCGTCGCCGGTCGACCCGGAGCGGGCGCTCGAGCTCGGACTCATCGACCGCATCGGCTACCGCGACGAGGCCTACGCCGCCGCGCTCGAGGAATGGGGCGCCGCACCCGAGGCCCTGGTGTTCGCGCACCGGCACACGACGCCCGCAGCCAGGCTCGCGAAGCTGCGCCGTTCGCAGCCGAAGGTCGCCGTCGTCACGCTGCGCGGTGCCATCGTCACCGGCCGCGGAACCCGCTCGTTGACCGGTGGCCAGTCCGCCGGCGCGGACGTGGTCGACGAGCAGCTGCGCCACGCCCTGCGCGACGACGAGGTCCGCGCCGTCGTGTTCGCCGTCGACTCGCCCGGGGGGTCTGCCGTGGCCTCCGACTTCATCCGTCGCTCGGTTCTGAGGCTGAGGCAGGCGGGCAAGCCGGTCGTCGCGCACATGGGCACCATGGCGGCCTCCGGCGGCTACTACGTCTCGATGGCGAGCAACGAGATCGTCGCACAGGCCGCCACCCTGACCGGTTCCATCGGCGTCCTTGGCGGCAAGGTCGTCACGCAGGGCCTCTACGAGAGGCTCGGACTGGTCCGCGAGACCCTGCCGTTCAGCGAGGCCGCCGGCACCTTCTCTCCTGCGACCCCGTTCAGCGACGCCGACTGGGAGCGGCTCGACCGCTGGCTCGACCGCGTCTACCTGGACTTCACGACCTTCGCGGCACGGGACCGGGGCATGGACTACGACGACCTGGAGAAGCTTGCGCGCGGCCGGGTCTGGACCGGCGAGGACGCCCGCACCCGGGGCCTGGTGGACCATATCGGCGGTCGGCGGCGCGCCATCGAGCGGGCCTGCGCACTCGCCGGCATCGACGAGTCGAAGGCTCGCGTGACGCATCTAGGGGAGAACGGCCTCGCACAACTGCTCCGACCCGCCAGATCCAGCGAGCACACGGGCTCCGGGGCGAACCTCGGCGGCATCGAGTCGATGGTCACGACCCTGCTCGGCCGTGTGGGAATCGTCGCGCCCGGCGTGCTCAGCACCCCGTGGGCCTTCCGCCTGAAGTGA
- a CDS encoding phosphoribosyltransferase: MAYHADSNELMTKEILTWDGFGSASRELAQDIAYSGFEPEVIIGVARGGLPLAGALTYALGVKLCDAINVEFYTDVNQTLPDPVLLAPMLDTDSIVGKKILVVDDVADSGRTLGLVIKLLRGFGGEVRSAVLYSKSRTLIQPDYVWCATDEWIVFPWSAEPPVTKEA; the protein is encoded by the coding sequence ATGGCTTACCACGCGGACTCCAATGAACTGATGACAAAAGAGATCCTGACCTGGGACGGGTTCGGGTCCGCGTCGCGCGAACTCGCGCAGGACATCGCCTACTCGGGCTTCGAACCGGAGGTGATCATCGGCGTCGCCCGCGGCGGCCTGCCCCTGGCCGGAGCGCTGACCTACGCGCTGGGCGTCAAGCTGTGCGACGCGATCAACGTCGAGTTCTACACGGACGTCAACCAGACCCTGCCCGACCCGGTGCTGCTCGCCCCGATGCTCGACACCGACTCCATCGTCGGCAAGAAGATCCTCGTGGTCGACGATGTCGCCGACTCCGGCCGCACCCTCGGCCTGGTCATCAAGCTGCTGCGCGGCTTCGGCGGGGAGGTCCGCTCCGCGGTCCTCTACTCCAAGTCCCGCACGTTGATCCAGCCCGACTACGTGTGGTGCGCCACCGACGAGTGGATCGTCTTCCCGTGGTCGGCGGAGCCCCCCGTCACGAAGGAGGCCTGA
- the tkt gene encoding transketolase, whose amino-acid sequence MTFEWTDKDARAVDTARILAADAVEKVGNGHPGTPISLAPVAYLLYQKVMNTDPTDDKWIGRDRFVLSAGHASLTQYTQLYLGGLGLELGDLESLRTWGAKTPGHPEYGHTAFVETTTGPLGAGISNAVGMAMAARRERGLFEPDAPAGESLFDHYVYTIAGDGCLQEGVSSEASSLAATQELGNLVLIYDDNRITIEGETDISFTEDVEARYAAYGWHVQHVDWTNGGTEYREDVEALYNAIEAAKAVTDKPSFIKLTTVIGWPLPNKQGNHAVHGSKIGSDEIAALKEVLGFEQKPFAVDQDAVDAARANVAARGKAARTAWDEKFEAWTKANPEKVALLQRVQAGKLPETLSLPVFEEGKKSTRAASGEVLSALADQLPELWGGSADLAGSNNTTMKGEPSFLPAHRTTKEWSGNEYGRTLHFGIREHAMGGILNGIAVSGLTRPYGGTFLVFADYMRPAVRLAALMKVPSIFVWSHDSVGVGEDGPTHQPIEHLAALRAIPGLDIVRPADANETSVAWGEILRRNDRPAGLILSRQDLPIVARGERYASAEGVAKGAYVLSEEEGDLKVILIATGSEVPVALAAQEKLQAAGVPTRVVSMPCQEWFDEQSTEYKESVLPAAVTARVSVEAGIAMGWAKYVGPAGASVSIEHFGASASGAKCFEEFGITADNVAATATSLLG is encoded by the coding sequence GTGACTTTTGAGTGGACGGACAAGGACGCCCGAGCCGTTGACACGGCGCGCATCCTGGCGGCCGACGCCGTGGAGAAGGTCGGCAACGGCCACCCCGGCACCCCGATCTCCCTGGCGCCCGTGGCGTACCTGCTGTACCAGAAGGTCATGAACACCGACCCGACTGACGACAAGTGGATCGGTCGCGACCGGTTCGTGCTGTCTGCGGGCCACGCGTCCCTGACCCAGTACACCCAGCTGTACCTCGGCGGCCTGGGCCTCGAGCTCGGCGACCTCGAGTCGCTGCGCACCTGGGGCGCGAAGACGCCCGGCCACCCCGAGTACGGGCACACCGCCTTCGTCGAGACCACCACCGGCCCGCTGGGCGCCGGCATCAGCAACGCCGTCGGCATGGCCATGGCCGCCCGCCGTGAGCGCGGCCTGTTCGAGCCCGACGCGCCGGCCGGCGAGTCCCTGTTCGACCACTACGTCTACACGATCGCCGGCGACGGCTGCCTGCAGGAGGGCGTCTCCTCCGAGGCCTCGTCACTCGCCGCGACGCAGGAACTCGGCAACCTCGTCCTGATCTACGACGACAACCGCATCACGATCGAGGGCGAGACCGACATCTCGTTCACCGAGGACGTCGAGGCCCGCTACGCCGCCTACGGGTGGCACGTGCAGCACGTCGACTGGACGAACGGCGGCACCGAGTACCGCGAGGACGTCGAGGCGCTCTACAACGCCATCGAGGCCGCCAAGGCCGTCACCGACAAGCCCAGCTTCATCAAGCTGACCACCGTCATCGGCTGGCCGCTGCCGAACAAGCAGGGCAACCACGCTGTGCACGGCTCCAAGATCGGCTCCGACGAGATCGCCGCCCTCAAGGAGGTGCTCGGCTTCGAGCAGAAGCCCTTCGCCGTCGACCAGGACGCCGTCGACGCTGCCCGCGCCAACGTCGCGGCCCGCGGCAAGGCCGCCCGCACCGCGTGGGACGAGAAGTTCGAGGCCTGGACCAAGGCCAACCCCGAGAAGGTCGCGTTGCTGCAGCGCGTCCAGGCCGGGAAGCTGCCCGAGACGCTGAGCCTGCCGGTGTTCGAGGAGGGCAAGAAGTCCACCCGCGCCGCCTCCGGCGAGGTCCTCTCCGCGCTGGCAGACCAGCTGCCCGAGCTCTGGGGCGGCTCCGCCGACCTGGCAGGCTCGAACAACACCACCATGAAGGGCGAGCCGTCCTTCCTGCCCGCACACCGCACCACCAAGGAATGGTCGGGCAACGAGTACGGCCGCACGCTGCACTTCGGCATCCGCGAGCACGCCATGGGCGGCATCCTCAACGGCATCGCCGTGTCCGGCCTGACCCGCCCCTACGGCGGCACGTTCCTCGTCTTCGCGGACTACATGCGCCCCGCCGTCCGGCTCGCCGCGCTCATGAAGGTCCCGTCGATCTTCGTCTGGTCGCACGACTCCGTCGGCGTCGGCGAGGACGGCCCGACGCACCAGCCGATCGAGCACCTGGCCGCGTTGCGCGCCATCCCCGGCCTCGACATCGTGCGTCCCGCCGACGCCAACGAGACCTCGGTCGCGTGGGGCGAGATCCTGCGCCGCAACGACCGCCCCGCCGGCCTCATCCTGTCGCGTCAGGACCTCCCGATCGTCGCCCGCGGTGAGCGCTACGCCTCCGCGGAGGGCGTCGCGAAGGGCGCGTACGTCCTGAGCGAGGAAGAGGGTGACCTCAAGGTCATCCTCATCGCCACCGGCTCCGAGGTCCCCGTCGCGCTGGCCGCGCAGGAGAAGCTGCAGGCCGCCGGCGTGCCGACCCGCGTCGTGTCCATGCCCTGCCAGGAGTGGTTCGACGAGCAGAGCACCGAGTACAAGGAGTCCGTGCTCCCCGCTGCCGTCACCGCGCGCGTCAGCGTCGAGGCCGGCATCGCCATGGGCTGGGCCAAGTACGTCGGCCCGGCCGGCGCCTCGGTGAGCATTGAGCACTTCGGCGCCTCCGCGTCGGGTGCGAAGTGCTTCGAGGAGTTCGGCATCACCGCCGACAACGTGGCCGCCACCGCCACCTCGCTGCTCGGCTGA
- a CDS encoding MBL fold metallo-hydrolase: protein MSITHAVTSGTFSLDGQTFDVDNNLWLVGDEDEVIVIDAPHDVDAILKAVDGRRVQAIVCTHAHDDHVRVAPELADATGAPIWLHPADEPVWSLTHPDRHWDHDLFDGQEFTVGSVTLQVIHTPGHAPGAVCLYAPELGCVFTGDTLFNGGPGATGRSFSSRDTIEESIRARLFGLPDATVVHTGHGDDTTIGAEADALGR, encoded by the coding sequence GTGAGCATCACGCACGCCGTCACCAGCGGCACCTTCTCCCTCGACGGCCAGACCTTCGACGTCGACAACAACCTGTGGCTGGTCGGCGACGAGGACGAGGTCATCGTCATCGACGCCCCTCACGACGTCGACGCCATCTTGAAGGCCGTCGACGGTCGACGCGTCCAGGCCATCGTCTGCACGCACGCGCACGATGACCACGTCCGCGTGGCCCCCGAGCTGGCCGATGCCACCGGCGCCCCCATCTGGCTGCACCCAGCCGACGAGCCTGTGTGGAGCCTGACGCACCCGGACCGGCACTGGGACCACGACCTGTTCGACGGGCAGGAGTTCACGGTCGGGTCAGTGACGCTGCAGGTGATCCACACGCCCGGCCACGCGCCCGGAGCCGTGTGCCTCTACGCGCCGGAACTCGGCTGCGTCTTCACCGGCGACACGCTCTTCAACGGCGGGCCCGGCGCCACCGGGCGCTCCTTCAGCAGCCGCGACACCATCGAGGAGTCGATCAGGGCACGGCTGTTCGGGCTGCCCGACGCCACGGTCGTGCACACGGGCCACGGTGACGACACGACCATCGGCGCCGAGGCGGATGCCCTCGGCCGCTGA